TGCACCAATGGCTTTCGGTGCCCAGACCCGGTCGAGGCTGTCCTTGCTCATCGAATACAGCAGGGCGTCGTCGATGACGGCGGCCGAGTGCAGGATGCCGCGCAGCGTCCGGTCGCCGTCCTCGGCCGCCGCGACGAGTTGTTCCGCCACCCCGGGGGCCGCCAGATCGCCTAGGACGACCTCGATCTCGGCACGGTTCTCCAGCTCGGCCAGCACCTTGCGTTGTTCCTCGCCGGGCTCGCTGCGTCCGTTGAGAACGAGCCGGCCGGCGCCGCCGTCCACCAGCCAGCGCGCCACCACCAGGCCCAGGCCGCCGAGTCCGCCGGTGATGATGTAGCTGGCGCCGGCTCGGACCACCGGATTGCTTTGGGCGCCATCGAGTGTGGCCCGGGTGAGCTGTTCGACGTAGCGGTGTTCGCCGCGGCGCGCGATGACGGTGGTGAGCAGGTCGGCTTCGGGCGCGCCGAGTTCGGCGGTCAAGCCGCTCTTGTCCGCGTCCAAATCCACGTTGCCGTCCAAATCCAGCAAAGTGGAACGTAATTCGGGATGCTCGTAGGCGAGCACCCGGATCAGGCCCTTCAGGGCGCCGACCGCGGGCTGCCCGGCTTCACCGTCCGCGACCACCAGACCGCCCCGACTGACCAGCCACAACCGCGGCGGCTCGCCGTGCCAGCCGCCGACGATCGCGCGGACCACGGTGCTGATGGACCACACCAGATCGCGTGCCCCGGTCACGTCGGAGGGGTCTCCGACAAAGACGACGACACCGGCGGGCGGATGGTCGGGGTCGCCGGCGGATTCGGCGAACGCGGCCAGCATCGCCGGTTCGTCGTCGAGGGCGGCGGTGAGCACCCGGTGCTGTTCGGAACGCCATCCCGCGGCGAACTTCTCGGCATGAGCTTCGGTGCCCCGCCCGGCCAGGACCAGCCAGCTGCCCCGCACCGGGGGAGCGGCGTCGGCCGCCGGCGGCTGTTCCACCCAGGCTGCTTCGAAGATCTTCTGGCCCAACGGCAGCGGCACGCTGCGTCGCTCCACCGACCGCAGGAAGATGTCGTTGACCTCCGCGGTCACGTTGCCGGCGGCGTCCATCAGCACGATCCGGCCGAGCTTGCCGGTGCCTCCCGCGTCGAGGCTGGTGAGGGTCGCGCGGCAGCGGGCATAGCGGCCGGGGTTGCCGTATACCCGCAGGCTCTCGAAAGAGACCGGCAGGTAACTGGATTCGGTGACCCCATCTGAAGGCATTGCCGCGGCAAGGCTCTGCAGGGCGGCATCCAGCAGCGCGGGGTGAATGCGGTAGCCGGGGTGCCGGGGCGCCTCGTCGGGCAGGGTGATCTCGGTTTCCACCGAACCGTCCGACAACCGGTCGATGCGGGTGAGGCCGGCAAAGGCCGGACCGTAGTGCAGTCCGGTCTGGCGCAGCAGCGCGTAGAAATCGGCGGGGGAGACCGAGGTCTGGGATTGTCCGGTGGCAGGCGCCGGTCCCGGGCCGGCCTGCGTTGACTCCACCTTGGCCACGGCGTGCCGGGTCCAGTCGCCGTCCCCGGCACGGGAGTGGATCTCGATGCGAATCTTGCCGTCGCCGTTACGGATCAGTTGCGTGGTCAGCTGAGTGTGCTTGTCCAGGGTGAGCATCTGCTCGACCTCGAGTTGGTTGATCACCAAGCCCTCGACGGGCAGTGCCAGCCCTTCGCTGGCCGCCGCCAGCGCGATCTCGGCGTAGCCGGCGGCCGGCATGATGGGCTGCCCGAATACGCGGTGGTCGGCGAGCCAGCCGGAGACGTCGGTGCCGACGTCGGCCTGCCACACGTGATCGCGGCTGGACGGCACCTCGACGTGCACACCCAGCAGCGGGTGGTGCAGTACCAGGTCGGCCATCGAGGACCGGTCCTGCACCCAGAACTGCTCGTGCTGCCACGCCGTGGTGGGGATGTCGGCGAGCCGGCCGCCGGTGGCTGACGGCGGGTTCTTGGCGACCTGCGCGAGATGGGTGCGGAAGGTGACGGTGTCGTCGGCGTCACGGTGCAGCGTGCCCGCAGTAATGAAGTCGCCGCGATATCCGCTTTCATCCAGGGTTTCGGTGATCGCGTGGGTAAGCAGGGGGTGCGCGCTGACCTCAACAAACGTGTGGTGCTGCGCGCCGGCCCACGAGATGGCCTGCTGGAAGCGCACCGGGTTGCGCATGTTGACAGCCCAGTGCTCCGCATCGAATACCGTTGTGGTGTCCGCGGTTTCGTAGGTGGTGGAGATGATCGGAATGCTCGGGGTGCGGGGCTGCAGGTCGGCGAGTTCGGTGCGCATCATCGGCTGCAGCGCGTCCATGGCCGGATTGTGCGGGGCCACTTCGATATTGACCCGACTGGCGAAACGGTCCTGAGCGCGCGCCTTCTCGATCAACTCGTCGATCTGGCCGGTGGGCCCGGAGATGACGGTCTGGCGCGGTGAGTTGTAGATGCCCAGCGTCACCTGCGGGTAATCGGCGATCAACGCCTCTGTCGTCTCGGCGTCCAGCTCCAGCAGCGCCATCCCGCCCTGCCCGGACAACGGCGCCATCAACCGGGCCCGCGTGGCCGTCACCCGCAGCCCTTCGGCGGGGGTGAGCGCACCGGCGACCACCGCGGCCGCCACCTCGCCCATCGAATGCCCGATCACCAGATCCGGCTCCACGCCATGGGAACGCCACAACGCGGTGAGCGCCAACTGCATGCCGATCAGGCCCAACTGGATCTGCTCGATCCCCACCAGTTCCTTGCCCTCGGCCAACACGTCCTGCAGCGAGAACCCGGCCTGGGCAACGAAATCGGGCTCCAGTTCGGCGACGGCCGCCGCGAACGCGGGCTCGTCGGCCAGCAGTCGACGACCCATGCCGGCCCACTGCGAGCCGCGCCCGGAGTAGACGAATACCGTTCCCGCGCCTGGGGAACCGCTTTGCGGTCCGACCACACCGGGCGCCGGCTTGCCGGCCGCCAGCGCGCGCAGCCCGGCCACAGCTTGTTCGCGATCGCGGGCCACCACGGAGCCGAACCGCGCGTGCCGGGCCCGGTGATGACTGAGCGTGTGCGCGACGTCGGCCAGTGGCACGTCGGCGCCGTCCATCCAGTCCGCCAGCGCGCCCGCCGCGGTCGCCACCCGCTGCGGCGTCTTGCCCGATACCACCAGCGTCGACACCCCGGGAGCGTTGTCCTGCTGCGTGACAATCGCTTTCGGCGCCTGTTCGATCACCACATGCGAGTTGGTCCCGCTGAGCCCGAACGAGGACACCGCCGCGCGGCGCGGGCCGGAGGCGTCGGGCCACGGGGTGCCCTCGGTCGGGACGAACAGCCGGGTCGACGACGCGTCGATGGCCGGGTTCCAGCGGGTGAAGTGCAGATTGCGCGGAATGTAGCCGTGCTCGACGGCCAGGATCGCCTTGATCAGTCCGGCGACACCGGCCGCCGCTTCCAGGTGGCCCAGGTTGGTCTTCACCGCCCCGAGTGCGCAGCGGCCCTCGCCCCTTCCGTAGGTGGCCGAGAGCGACTCGAACTCGATCGGGTCGCCCAGAATGGTTCCGGTGCCGTGCGCTTCGACATAGTGCACGCTCTCGGCGGTCACATCGGCCTGCTTCAGAGCGGTGGTGATGACGTCTCGCTGGGCCAAGGCGTTCGGGGCGGTCATACCGTTGGACCGGCCGTCCTGGTTGATCGCCGATCCGCGGATCAGCGCCAGTATCCGGTCGCCGTCGCGGGTGGCGTCGGACAACCGTTTGAGCACCACCACGCCGCAGCCTTCGCCGCGGGTGAAGCCATCGGCCATGGCGTCGAACGCTTTTGAGCGCCCGGTCGGCGACAGCGCCGACCATTTCGACACGGCGATCGCGGCGAACGGCGACAGCGCCAACTGCACCCCGCCGGCCAGTGCGACATCGCTTTCCCGCAGCCGCAGCGATTGACAGGCCAGGTGCACCGCCACCAGCGACGACGAACACGCGGTGTCCACCGCCACCGCCGGGCCGCGCAGGCCGAGCAGGTAGGCGATGCGACCCACGGCGGCGGCGTGCGGGGTGCCGGTGGACAGGTAGGCGTCGATCTCAGCGCGACGCTCGATGTTGACGATGGTGTAGTCCCACGTCGACAGGCCCATGATGGCGGCGGTCCGGCTGCCGCTCAGCGAATCCGGTGCCAGCCCCGCGTGTTCCAACGATTCCCAGGCCACCTCCAGCAGGACGCGGTGCTGTGGGTCCATCGCGGCGGCCTCGCGCGGGGTGATCCCGAAGAAGTCGGCGTCGAATCCCGCGACGTCGTCGATGAATCCGCCCCACTTGGTGGTCATCTTGCCCGGGGTCTCCGGGTCGGGGTCGTAGAACGCGTCAGCGTCCCAGCGGTCGGCGGGCACCTCGCGGATGGTGTCCCGGCCGTCCAGCAGCAGTTGCCAGAAGTCTTGTGGCCCTTCGATGTTGCCGGGCAGTCGGCAACCCATCCCGATCACCGCGATCGGTTCGGCGACGTCGGTGGGGAAAGCCGTGCCCGCGCGCACCAGTTCGCGCGCGAGCACTTCGCGGGCCTTCGGTGACATTTGGGCGGTGCGTTCGGCCAGACTCGTCATTACTCGGCGCCTTCCGTCGCTGCTTCCAGCTCGCTGGCCGCAACCAGGTCAGACAGCAAATCCAGTTCCTCGTCGGATAACTCGGGCTCATCCTCGACGCCCGCGGCCGCTGCGGCGTCCTCCTGGTAACCCAGCCGCTCGCACAGCGCGCCGGCCAGGTCGGTGATGGTCGGGTAAGCCCAGACCAGCGCCACCGGCAGGGTGGTGCCCAGGCTCGCCTCCAGCCGGTTGCGCAGTTCCAGGGCCATCAGGGAGTCCAGACCCAGCGACTCCATCGGCAGGTCGTGATCTATCGCGTCGGTCGAGCGCAGCACCGCCCGGATCTCGTCGGCGATGGCCGTCGCCAGCCGTGCCGGGCGCTCTGCGGGATCGGTCGCATCGAGTTCGGCGCGGATCCGGCCACCGCC
This genomic stretch from Mycobacterium paragordonae harbors:
- a CDS encoding type I polyketide synthase, producing MTSLAERTAQMSPKAREVLARELVRAGTAFPTDVAEPIAVIGMGCRLPGNIEGPQDFWQLLLDGRDTIREVPADRWDADAFYDPDPETPGKMTTKWGGFIDDVAGFDADFFGITPREAAAMDPQHRVLLEVAWESLEHAGLAPDSLSGSRTAAIMGLSTWDYTIVNIERRAEIDAYLSTGTPHAAAVGRIAYLLGLRGPAVAVDTACSSSLVAVHLACQSLRLRESDVALAGGVQLALSPFAAIAVSKWSALSPTGRSKAFDAMADGFTRGEGCGVVVLKRLSDATRDGDRILALIRGSAINQDGRSNGMTAPNALAQRDVITTALKQADVTAESVHYVEAHGTGTILGDPIEFESLSATYGRGEGRCALGAVKTNLGHLEAAAGVAGLIKAILAVEHGYIPRNLHFTRWNPAIDASSTRLFVPTEGTPWPDASGPRRAAVSSFGLSGTNSHVVIEQAPKAIVTQQDNAPGVSTLVVSGKTPQRVATAAGALADWMDGADVPLADVAHTLSHHRARHARFGSVVARDREQAVAGLRALAAGKPAPGVVGPQSGSPGAGTVFVYSGRGSQWAGMGRRLLADEPAFAAAVAELEPDFVAQAGFSLQDVLAEGKELVGIEQIQLGLIGMQLALTALWRSHGVEPDLVIGHSMGEVAAAVVAGALTPAEGLRVTATRARLMAPLSGQGGMALLELDAETTEALIADYPQVTLGIYNSPRQTVISGPTGQIDELIEKARAQDRFASRVNIEVAPHNPAMDALQPMMRTELADLQPRTPSIPIISTTYETADTTTVFDAEHWAVNMRNPVRFQQAISWAGAQHHTFVEVSAHPLLTHAITETLDESGYRGDFITAGTLHRDADDTVTFRTHLAQVAKNPPSATGGRLADIPTTAWQHEQFWVQDRSSMADLVLHHPLLGVHVEVPSSRDHVWQADVGTDVSGWLADHRVFGQPIMPAAGYAEIALAAASEGLALPVEGLVINQLEVEQMLTLDKHTQLTTQLIRNGDGKIRIEIHSRAGDGDWTRHAVAKVESTQAGPGPAPATGQSQTSVSPADFYALLRQTGLHYGPAFAGLTRIDRLSDGSVETEITLPDEAPRHPGYRIHPALLDAALQSLAAAMPSDGVTESSYLPVSFESLRVYGNPGRYARCRATLTSLDAGGTGKLGRIVLMDAAGNVTAEVNDIFLRSVERRSVPLPLGQKIFEAAWVEQPPAADAAPPVRGSWLVLAGRGTEAHAEKFAAGWRSEQHRVLTAALDDEPAMLAAFAESAGDPDHPPAGVVVFVGDPSDVTGARDLVWSISTVVRAIVGGWHGEPPRLWLVSRGGLVVADGEAGQPAVGALKGLIRVLAYEHPELRSTLLDLDGNVDLDADKSGLTAELGAPEADLLTTVIARRGEHRYVEQLTRATLDGAQSNPVVRAGASYIITGGLGGLGLVVARWLVDGGAGRLVLNGRSEPGEEQRKVLAELENRAEIEVVLGDLAAPGVAEQLVAAAEDGDRTLRGILHSAAVIDDALLYSMSKDSLDRVWAPKAIGAQRLHQASSGRALDWWVGFSSTASLLGAPGQGAYACANAWLDALVATRTAAGLPAAVINWGPWSDVGMARNLAGSVLDPITPAEGLAAMEALLASDRSHTGVARLRADRALIAFPEIRNHDFFSAVVRELEAAGGGDDWAGPDSLRELDPAEAARVMTDLLRSRIAAVMGYADKFAVDPGLPLLDLGMDSLMAVRIRNTARADFGAEPPVALLLQGATLHDLTADLMRQLGLSEPDPATETSTTVRDRAQQRAAARQEAAMRRQVRSGKHGGVQ